The genomic window ACCGGAATTTCGCAATCTGTTCGCTGATTATTTTCTCGATCTTTGCCGTGCTGTATGGGGCCAGCACCTCGCTCCCCGCCCTCTTGCAAACCCTGTTCGGCTACGATGCGCTGCAATCGGGGCTGGTAATGTCGCCATCGGGCATTTTCGCCGTGATCACGTTGCCGATCGTCGGGTTTCTGCTCGGTCGGCGGTTCGACGCCCGCGGGCTCATCGCCTTCGGTCTGCTGCTCGTGGCGGCCGGCTCCTACTGGATGTCGCGGATGAATTTGCAGATCAGCCCGATGTATATCATCTGGCCGCGGGTGGTGATGATCATCGGGCTCTCGTTCTGCTTCGCCCCGCTGAATGTGGCGGCTTACAAATACATGCCGGTGGCGCTGCGCGGGGCGGCGGTCGGCATGTTCTCGCTATTGCGAAACGAAGGAGGCAGCGTGGGCACGTCGCTCGCCCAGACGATTCAGGAGCGCCGCGCTCAATTCCATGCCCTGCGGCTCGGCGAATTCCTCGATCCGCTCAATCCGGCCGTGACCTCGTTCGGCCGTCAGGCGCAAGGCTATTTCCTTCAGCAAACCGGCGATCCGGCGTTGTCGCGCTTGATGTCGGTCGCCGAACTGGCCAACGTCCGCGACCAACAGGCCTCGGCCTTGGCCTACTTCGATTGCTTCTGGCTCTTCTCGATTGCGGCCTTGATTCTGATCCCGCTCGTACTGCTAATGCGCCGTTCCGCGGCAGAGGCGGGGCAACATTTGGCGGCGGAGTGAGTCGCCTACCAGCCCATCACCATATTCGATTCGATCACCTTGCGGGCCCGCTCCAGATCGGTCCCGGTTTCGTGCATGTAGAGCCGGATCGCGTGGACTTTGTCGCCGGCGGCTTTTGAGAGGCAGTCGCGGGCGGTGTTGCAAGGGTCGATTCGCCCGTTGATCCCCAGGGCCGATTTCGAGATGACCCAGGTATCCCGCGGGCGCTTGGTCAGTCGAATCACCCGTTCACTTGGATACGCCTCGTTGACCACGCCGGTGGCCGAATCCTCGTCGCTCGCCCAAGTGATGATAATGTGTCCTTCCGTTTCGACTTCAAATAGTGGCATGGCGAATCCCCTCATGCGCTAAGCGTTGATGACCAGCGGCCGTCAGCGGCGGCCGAGCTAAAAGGGCGTCAGACATGGCGGGTGGCCCTAAACAAAAATCTAATGCGGGGGGCGAGTTTCGTCAACGCACGCTGGAAGGGGGCCAGCCCAACAATCGGCAGACGGCCGGGGATCGCTTGCGGCTTAGCCGGCCACTGCCATCTGCCAACTTGCACTGAGGGTAGCTGTTGAGCGCGAACAGCGGCTACAATCTGCGATGTCCGGCTACTGGAACTATCCGCCAATCCGAAATACCGCAAACGCCCATCAGCAAATCTCGCCGACTCTGCCATGCCCGAACTGGCTGTTTCTAATTTGACCAAGCAGTTTCCGGCTCGGGCCGAGTCGCTCGAAGTGCTGCGCGGGGTGTCGCTGGCATTGTCGGCCGGGCAGAATTTGGCAATTCTCGGGCCGAGCGGATCAGGGAAAAGCACGCTGCTGCACATCGTTGGCACGCTCGACCGCCCCACCTCCGGCGAGGTGCGGCTGGATGGCAAAGACCCGTTCGTACTCGACGAGCCGAAACTGGCCGATTTCCGCAGCCGACGGATCGGTTTCGTCTTTCAAGATCACCATCTGCTGCCGCAGTGCAGAGTACTGGAAAACGTGCTGCTACCCACGCTAGCGCAAGGTGCAACGAATAATGGCGATCTGGAGCGGGCCAAAATGCTGCTCGATCGCGTCGGGCTGGCGGCGCGGCTGGAGCATCGCCCGGCGGAACTTTCCGGCGGCGAGCGGCAGCGGGTGGCGGTAGCGCGGGCGCTTATTCGCAAGCCGATCTTGCTGTTGGCCGACGAGCCGACAGGCAATCTCGACCGGACCACCGCCTCCTCCGTCGCGAAACTGCTGCTGGAGCTGCACGAACAGGAGCAGACGATGATGATCGCCGTCACGCATAGCATGGAACTGGCCGCGATGTTCCAGCGGCGGATGGAACTTGATGAGGGAAAACTTAAGGAGCGCAATTGATGGGCCGCTAACCGCCGCGCTCGCCTGGCGGCGCGCGGCTAAACGTTTGTACTTCGCACTTTGTACTTCGTACTTAACCGCTTTGTCTTCCTCCCGCTTTATAGTCCGCAGCCTGGTGTTTCATCGGCGAATTCACGTCGCCGTGGCGCTGGGGGTCATGGCGGCCACGGCGGTGCTGACCGGGGCGCTATTGGTCGGCGATTCGGTGCGCGGCAGCCTGCGGCATCTCACACTGGATCGGCTCGGGCGAATCGACGCGGCGCTCGTCACGCCGCGGTTCTTTCGCGCGGCGCTGGCTGAAGAGATTTCAGCGTATCGCGATGCCGAGCGCCCCGAGGCGCGGATCATCGCACGGCCGGCCATCTTACTACAAGCGACAGTGGCTCACGGAAGCGGCGCGGCGCGGCGATCGGCGGGCCAGGTTGCCGTAATCGGATGCAGCGACGGTTTCTGGGATTTTGATCCGGCGGGACCGCACCCGCGGCTTGAGAGTGGCCAGATTGTGCTCAACGAATCACTGGCCGAGAAGCTGGGTGCCAAGGTCGGCGACAACGTGATCGTGCGACTGCCGCTCCCCGGCGACATCCCCGCGGAAAGCGCGCTAGGCCGCAAGACGGAAACGGTCCGCTCGCTGCCAGCCCTCAAGATATCGGCGATCATTCCGGCGACCGGGCTGGGCCGGTTCGGCCTGCGCCCCACGCAGCAGCTTCCGTACAACGCGTACGTCGCCCTCGCGACCTTGCAGAAGGCACTCGACCAGCCCGACCGCGTCAATGCGATCCTTGCGGGCATTGACCGACCCAGCGATTCGCCGCCGGCGGCCGACGACGAATTGCTCCAGCGAGCCTTGCACCCGAAGTTGGCTGATTATGGGCTGTCGCTCCGAGAAACCCCACGAGGCTACTTCAACCTGGCAACTGACCGAATGATGTTGGACGAGCCGATTGAGCGCGCCGCCCAGCGAGCGTTCGGGGATCTCGACGGCCAACCGACCTTCACATATTTGGCGAACTACATTCTTGCGTCGAACGGAAAGGCGAAGATTCCATACTCCACAGTGACCGCGCTCGACATTCGTTCCAAACCGCCGCTCGGGCCATTTCTCGACCGCGAGAACAAAGAGATCGAGCCGCTCAAGGACGACGAAATCGTTCTCAATAGCTGGGCGGCGGTCGACATGGCAACGCAGGGAGCAAAACT from Pirellulales bacterium includes these protein-coding regions:
- a CDS encoding ABC transporter ATP-binding protein, which encodes MPELAVSNLTKQFPARAESLEVLRGVSLALSAGQNLAILGPSGSGKSTLLHIVGTLDRPTSGEVRLDGKDPFVLDEPKLADFRSRRIGFVFQDHHLLPQCRVLENVLLPTLAQGATNNGDLERAKMLLDRVGLAARLEHRPAELSGGERQRVAVARALIRKPILLLADEPTGNLDRTTASSVAKLLLELHEQEQTMMIAVTHSMELAAMFQRRMELDEGKLKERN
- a CDS encoding DUF6793 family protein, whose protein sequence is MPLFEVETEGHIIITWASDEDSATGVVNEAYPSERVIRLTKRPRDTWVISKSALGINGRIDPCNTARDCLSKAAGDKVHAIRLYMHETGTDLERARKVIESNMVMGW
- a CDS encoding ABC transporter permease translates to MSSSRFIVRSLVFHRRIHVAVALGVMAATAVLTGALLVGDSVRGSLRHLTLDRLGRIDAALVTPRFFRAALAEEISAYRDAERPEARIIARPAILLQATVAHGSGAARRSAGQVAVIGCSDGFWDFDPAGPHPRLESGQIVLNESLAEKLGAKVGDNVIVRLPLPGDIPAESALGRKTETVRSLPALKISAIIPATGLGRFGLRPTQQLPYNAYVALATLQKALDQPDRVNAILAGIDRPSDSPPAADDELLQRALHPKLADYGLSLRETPRGYFNLATDRMMLDEPIERAAQRAFGDLDGQPTFTYLANYILASNGKAKIPYSTVTALDIRSKPPLGPFLDRENKEIEPLKDDEIVLNSWAAVDMATQGAKLKRGDTVQIQYFEPESLHGEARERTASFRLKSIVELDGA